Proteins encoded within one genomic window of Vicinamibacteria bacterium:
- a CDS encoding molybdenum cofactor biosynthesis protein MoaE translates to MKAVFEVVHDILDVKTLARQVASQSDGAIVAFSGIVRGTNQGKKVLFLEYEAYPEMAVKMMERIGDEIRATWGLQSVRIQHRVGRLNVGETSVVIVVSSPHRDDAFAACQYAIDRLKRIVPIWKKEVFEDGEVWVEGPSEVAEVP, encoded by the coding sequence ATGAAAGCCGTGTTCGAGGTCGTCCACGACATTCTCGATGTGAAAACTCTGGCCCGTCAGGTGGCGAGCCAGTCCGACGGCGCCATCGTCGCCTTCTCCGGTATCGTGCGCGGCACGAATCAGGGGAAGAAGGTGCTGTTTCTCGAGTACGAGGCGTACCCCGAGATGGCGGTAAAGATGATGGAGCGCATCGGTGACGAAATCCGCGCCACCTGGGGGCTCCAGAGCGTCCGCATCCAGCACCGCGTGGGCCGGTTGAACGTGGGCGAGACGAGCGTCGTCATCGTGGTTTCGTCCCCCCATCGCGATGATGCCTTCGCCGCTTGCCAGTACGCCATCGATCGGCTCAAGCGCATCGTTCCGATCTGGAAGAAGGAAGTATTCGAGGACGGCGAGGTCTGGGTCGAGGGGCCGAGCGAGGTCGCGGAGGTGCCTTGA